From Rana temporaria chromosome 5, aRanTem1.1, whole genome shotgun sequence:
atagggggaatactcctcttcctattgaccaccaaccctgaggccatatttgttctctCTGATGCcaggcccgtgacattttcttcccttgctggccccaatccggccctcctaaagtctgaagggcaataaagtggccctttgtttgaaaagtttggagacccctgccataagaagttgagtcccccactctcccttatatcacagtgaacccccctttccttatgctgctgctgggaagaagctggatgcattgcttgaaggcagaaagtaagggtctggaggagggctggagctctcctgtagctgcaggagaggtgcgagggccacatgaaatgggcctggggtgggccttgtgtttgacacctgtgtcatagggggagatttactaaaactggagcgcacAAGATCTGGTGCCGCTCTGCATGGtaactaatcagcttccaggttttattatcaaagcttaattgaacaagctgaaggtagaAGCTGGTTGGTTACTACGCTcaggtgcaccagattttgtatgctccggttttagtaaatttcccccatAGTCTCAAAGAAAGTGTCTCTGCTGCTAGTTTACACTGCTTTACTTTTCTCCAAGGTTACCAAAACTCCCACCAACCATTTCTCACATTCTATAATTGCCTCCAGACACCTTTACAGGACCTTTTCCCACCCATAACCCggcatggaggggctcagtgaaggtggtggtgaaggtgtggaggtgtctgatcgggtcacacagatcataaaaggacAGCTGGCCGGCCTCATAATCCACATAGatcctgactctgttactggagaGATTGCCAGGTGACAGGATCACCGTACTGTTGTGTATCACGGAGCACTGATTATCATGTCTGTACAAACCCCAGGATTTGTTATTATACCCAATCCATGAGTGAAACCACCCTGTCCTTtctatactggggtaacacatTCCGACTAtccagcgctctgattggctgacatccacttcccagtaatgCCGCCCCGAGGAAAACCTCCGACCACCTAAAACCTGAGCACAATTCTCAAATCTCTCTGGTGTTTCTTGGCGGTTCTGTCTCATATTTGACCAGGATACAGTTTTCATGTCATCTGATATCTGTAGATTCTTATGAGCTGTGTtcacatccagtaatatgtctgaAGCTTCCTGTATATTGAAACATTTATTTACCTCTTTTATCATATCATATATCCCTGTGTGTAATGTCCGTGTGATTCCTGCCacatccagatcccctccatcatggaggagtctatcatgtctctctctgtcctcattatctccctcctcagtatcacacaagtcccctgtgtctgattcctgtaggACGGTCAGTGGGTCAGTCATGTTACACACCTCCACACTATGACGTATCTTTCTGGACAGATCCTCCTTCTTTATCTCCAATTGTTGTATTATATCAGACAACGGGAGTGCAAGATGTTCTTCTTGCATGGTGATCTCCCTCAGGGCTCTCTTCTCCAGATCTTCCAGTTGTCTCCGGAGGTCTCTGAGCAGGGCATTGACTTTCTCCTTTTCACCAGCTGCCTTGTGTTGTATGTTTCTCCTATGTTCCTGTAGACTCTGGACTCTTTCTTgaatctcctctctctctgtgatTAGTCTCTGAAGACCATTTCTCAGTTTCTGTTTCTTCTTCTCAGAGGCCTCATCCAGAGTCTCCACCTTGTGTCCCCGGTGTTCTCCAGTCAAGCTGCAGGACACACAGATGCAGGTAGCCTCCATagtgcagtaatactccaggaCCTTCTTATGGACGGAGCATTTTCTGTTCTCCATGGAAGTGGTGGGTTCAGTTAGGACATGTTCTGGTGCCTTGCTGTGGACTTTCAGGTGTCTCTCGCATAAAGAAGCTTCACACATCAGACAGGATTTAACAGCAGGCGCAGAAAAGCGAATGCAGTAAGAACATAAGATTCCAGTCTTCCCCTCTTCTGACTGAGTAGACCGGAAAGCTTCTACAATGTTACGAAGGGTTATGTTCTTCTGCAGTGCAGGACGAGCCTGAAACTTTTTTCTGCACTGAGGACAGGAATAACCTCCAGACCCCCCCTGTGTATCCAACACACGATCAatacagacccggcagaagttgtgacCACATCTCAGGTTTACAGGATCTGTATACATGTCCAGACAGACGGAACAGTCCAGCTCCTGTCTCAAATCAGAAGACGCCATCGCTGACAGCAGAAGAGAGAAACGAAACTAAAATCATTGCATGCTGAGACACAAAGGCATTTCACATTTTTCTGTACAGGGTGGGGCTGAGCTACTCCTCCGGCCTGTATctatagcaggggtaggcaaccttttgagcaGTGTGCTGAAAAATGTTTCTCCAAAAAATGTGTGTcagctacaaaaaataaataaatgccaacTTCACTCATTAAGTCACAAAAAGGAAATTTTTATAAAGTAACtgaccaattcctgcaccttttcacccctcagatcagggctcaagtcctgcgggaacggagttcctgcacttttttcacagcaggaactcagttccctttgcaggactagagcagccgagccgcccgagccaatccttcactaagcggcgatgcccagctcgagtcactgtcaggggcaggcgaaccttagtaaccctttatgttactggccgcttcctgtata
This genomic window contains:
- the LOC120941656 gene encoding E3 ubiquitin-protein ligase TRIM21-like → MASSDLRQELDCSVCLDMYTDPVNLRCGHNFCRVCIDRVLDTQGGSGGYSCPQCRKKFQARPALQKNITLRNIVEAFRSTQSEEGKTGILCSYCIRFSAPAVKSCLMCEASLCERHLKVHSKAPEHVLTEPTTSMENRKCSVHKKVLEYYCTMEATCICVSCSLTGEHRGHKVETLDEASEKKKQKLRNGLQRLITEREEIQERVQSLQEHRRNIQHKAAGEKEKVNALLRDLRRQLEDLEKRALREITMQEEHLALPLSDIIQQLEIKKEDLSRKIRHSVEVCNMTDPLTVLQESDTGDLCDTEEGDNEDRERHDRLLHDGGDLDVAGITRTLHTGIYDMIKEVNKCFNIQEASDILLDVNTAHKNLQISDDMKTVSWSNMRQNRQETPERFENCAQVLGGRRFSSGRHYWEVDVSQSERWIVGMCYPSIERTGWFHSWIGYNNKSWGLYRHDNQCSVIHNSTVILSPGNLSSNRVRIYVDYEAGQLSFYDLCDPIRHLHTFTTTFTEPLHAGLWVGKGPVKVSGGNYRM